The following proteins are co-located in the Hydractinia symbiolongicarpus strain clone_291-10 chromosome 7, HSymV2.1, whole genome shotgun sequence genome:
- the LOC130648396 gene encoding E3 ubiquitin ligase TRAF3IP2-like, whose product MDFAPDFSAVLFDKESVKKLNMLLSPANALEKDVRMLSGLLGFSCDEVRYIFNKQYPFVYMLDQWIKRNMDEATLKRLHAAIVELQRPDAAEIVEKVVLDLNERNPKEIMYIVEKHRNQLKRSTSTSTLCTTRYPGRQSPPPAYEARQANEFDPHYLARQDKPPLRSTNSDEAPNVFVVYFPDHEKHTKNITRFIKTLRKSGVNATADMFESTKSANDRGFYIYSKLIEAEYVFVVCSPLFLAAYEDVTSSQEPTSEKVKEVSFIMKLILDDIFDKAGVNAKYIPVLMPKHNEEHVPRILQGSTIYRMPIDYEDLKRRVFKVEKYKLAPMPAKRPNLKPKEIGNGFGLLKLSLS is encoded by the exons ATGGATTTTGCTCCAGATTTTTCAGCTGTATTGTTTGATAAGGAGTCAGTTAAGAAGCTCA ATATGCTGTTGTCTCCAGCAAATGCTCTGGAGAAAGATGTACGAATGCTGTCTGGGCTTCTTGGATTTTCGTGTGATGAAGTTCGTTACATTTTCAACAAACAATATCCATTTGTGTATATGCTTGATCAGTGGATTAAGCGCAATATGGATGAAGCAACATTAAAACGTTTACATGCAGCTATTGTGGAACTACAAAGGCCAGATGCAGCAGAGATTGTTGAAAAAGTTGTATTAG atCTAAATGAACGAAACCCAAAAGAAATAATGTACATCGTTGAAAAGCATAGAAATCAATTAAAAAGGTCGACTTCTACAAGCACGTTGTGCACTACAAGGTATCCAGGAAGACAGTCGCCACCACCAGCGTATGAGGCAAGACAAGCCAATGAATTTGATC CACATTATCTTGCACGGCAAGACAAGCCACCTTTACGTTCTACCAATTCTGACGAAGCACCAAACGTGTTTGTTGTTTACTTCCCCGACCACGAAAAACACACGAAAAACAtaacaagatttataaaaacattacgCAAATCAGGTGTCAACGCCACAGCTGATATGTTCGAATCAACGAAATCTGCTAACGATCgtggtttttatatttattcaaaattgattGAAGCAGAATACGTTTTTGTGGTTTGCAGTCCTTTGTTTTTGGCAGCGTATGAAGATGTAACTTCTTCTCAGGAGCCAACCTCTG aaaaagtgaaGGAAGTTTCTTTTATTATGAAACTTATTTTGGATGACATTTTTGACAAGGCTGGTGTGAATGCGAAGTATATACCGGTATTGATGCCGAAGCATAATGAGGAGCATGTCCCAAGGATACTGCAAGGCTCCACCATCTACCGAATGCCAATCGACTATGAGGATTTGAAGAGGCGCGTGTTTAAAGTTGAGAAGTACAAGCTCGCACCGATGCCTGCGAAGAGGCCGAATTTGAAGCCGAAAGAAATCGGCAATGGATTTGGCCTGTTGAAACTTTCCTTGTCTTGA